The Dokdonella sp. nucleotide sequence GAACATCGACGAACGCGAATGGGAACGCCAGGAAGCCGCCTGGCGCGCAGTGCGCAGCGGCGCCGATGCGCCTGACGCGGAGTGGTCGCGCGTCATGCGCGCCCTGCGCGAGCCGCGCGTATCCGCGCCGCCACCCGGCTTCGCCGCCGCCGTCGCCCGCCGTGCGGAAGCCCAGGCAGCCGAGGACGCGCGCTTCGAGCGGATGCTCGGTCTCGGTCTCGGTGTGGCCATCGTCGTCGCCGTGATCATCGCCGCGGCGGTGTACAACCACCTTGGCACGCCGATGGCGGGCGGCGAGTGGATCGGTTCGCTGCGATGGGTGCTGGCCGCTCTGGGCTGCGTCGGCATTGCCGCGTTGATGCCGACGGCACGGGGCAGAGGTCAGGCGTGAGCCGTGCGCCTTGCCGCGTCGAGGTGCTCGCCGCTATTGCGCCGTGCCACCTTCGTCGCCAAGGAAATGCGGCACCACTTCGCCCTTCAACTTGACCGTCATCGGCTGGCCGCGGCGGTCGCGGGCGCGGCCGGCGGCGACGCGAATCCAGCCTTCGCTGACGCAGTATTCCTCGACGTCGTGACGTTCACGGCCGTTGAAGCGCACGCCGATCGGGCGTTCGAGCAGGTCGGCGTCGTAATACGGGCTGCGCGGGTCGACGCTGAGGCGGTCGGGCAGGGTGTCGGTCATCTCGAAACGGTCGCTGCGGGCGAGCAGGCTCGCGGAGCGCGCAAGCTTAGCGTCACGCTGCCCGTGCTGCGAGTCAGGTGTTCATGAAGCCCAGGTTCGCGCTGGCGAAACGGCCGAGGTTGGGGAACACCGTGGACATCTGTGCATCGGGCACGCCATACCAGCGCGACAGCGTGGCAGCGTACTGATCGACCGCAGTAGTCGGGATGATCTGGCCCCAGCCGGCATCGTCGGGGCCTTCGATGGTGAGGTTCGGGAGGGTGCCATAGATGCGCCGGCCGGCAACTGCGCCGCCAAGCACGAGGTGATGGCCGCCCCAGCCGTGGTCGGTGCCGTCGCCGTTGATGCTCGTGGTGCGGCCGAATTCGGAGGCGGTGAACGTCGTCACCGCATCGTCGATGCCGAGTTCGACCGTGGCGGCATGGAATGCGGCGAGTGCGCCATCGAGTTCACCGAGTTGGGCGGCGTGGTCCTCGAGCTGGCGGTCATGAGTGTCGAAGCCGCCGATCCCGACGAAGAAGATCTGCCGGCGCATCTGCAGGACGCCGCGCACCTGCATGAGCCGCGCGACCATGCGCAACTGCTGGCCGAGCGGGGTGTCGGGGAAGACCGTGGCCAGCGCACCGGCGCCATCGAGCGCGGAGTTGATCAACGTTCCGTTGGCCATCGAGCGGCGCATGACGGCGGCGTACTGGCGTTGCAGTGCGTGACCGTGCGGGGCGTCGCGCAGGGCGATGAAGGCCGCGCGGCGATCGGCATTCCAGCTTTCCTCGCCGACGAACGGGATCGACTCGGCGCCGTTCTGGCCGACGAAGTACGGCACCACGTTGTCGCCGGCCTGGAACACGTTCTCGCCGTCGACCGAGATGTTCATCGACAGGTCCTGATTCGGATTCGTGGCGAAGAACATGTCGGCGAGGCGACCGCCCCAGCCACGCCGCACGGCGAGGTCTGCGGCGGGCTTGTGCCAGGTCACGCTCTGGTCGCTGTGCGAGAACAGTTGTGCCGGCACCGGCACGCTGCCGGCCTCGTACTGGGCCTTGGTGATCGGGTACAGCAGCGGACCGATG carries:
- a CDS encoding DUF3297 family protein, whose protein sequence is MTDTLPDRLSVDPRSPYYDADLLERPIGVRFNGRERHDVEEYCVSEGWIRVAAGRARDRRGQPMTVKLKGEVVPHFLGDEGGTAQ
- a CDS encoding DUF1501 domain-containing protein encodes the protein MKRRQFIQRALCATAGSALFGALSGKLSIAHAAAISEDRLLGTDYRALVCVYLYGGNDSFNMLVPRSGAPRTAYQNARGGLALPVAQTHALNPVVAPGDGGSYGFHNAMPQLAALFNRTATPSPLAIVANIGPLLYPITKAQYEAGSVPVPAQLFSHSDQSVTWHKPAADLAVRRGWGGRLADMFFATNPNQDLSMNISVDGENVFQAGDNVVPYFVGQNGAESIPFVGEESWNADRRAAFIALRDAPHGHALQRQYAAVMRRSMANGTLINSALDGAGALATVFPDTPLGQQLRMVARLMQVRGVLQMRRQIFFVGIGGFDTHDRQLEDHAAQLGELDGALAAFHAATVELGIDDAVTTFTASEFGRTTSINGDGTDHGWGGHHLVLGGAVAGRRIYGTLPNLTIEGPDDAGWGQIIPTTAVDQYAATLSRWYGVPDAQMSTVFPNLGRFASANLGFMNT